The Deltaproteobacteria bacterium genome has a segment encoding these proteins:
- the rpiB gene encoding ribose 5-phosphate isomerase B, producing the protein MKIAIAADHAGFSLKESLKTHLQSQGFEILDVGCHSAERCDYPDFGAKAAKTVAEGKAQRAVLVCGSGIGMCIAANKIHGVRAAVLRSFDDARLSREHNDANVACFGGRITAVHQAQSLLDVFLKTPFEGGRHINRVKKLDSIDGEHECKGSCGSSR; encoded by the coding sequence ATAAAAATTGCAATAGCGGCGGATCACGCCGGTTTTTCTTTGAAAGAAAGTTTGAAAACCCATCTTCAATCTCAAGGTTTCGAAATTCTTGATGTCGGTTGTCACTCGGCAGAGCGTTGTGATTATCCCGATTTCGGCGCCAAAGCGGCGAAGACGGTGGCGGAAGGGAAGGCCCAGCGTGCCGTGTTGGTTTGTGGAAGCGGAATTGGCATGTGCATTGCGGCGAACAAAATCCACGGCGTTCGGGCGGCGGTCTTGAGAAGTTTCGATGATGCAAGGCTTAGCCGTGAACACAACGACGCCAATGTTGCCTGCTTCGGCGGCAGAATTACCGCAGTCCATCAGGCTCAAAGCCTTCTCGATGTTTTTTTGAAAACACCTTTCGAAGGCGGCCGTCACATCAATCGGGTCAAGAAACTGGATTCAATAGATGGGGAACATGAGTGCAAAGGTTCTTGTGGATCTTCACGGTGA